One stretch of Burkholderia pyrrocinia DNA includes these proteins:
- a CDS encoding alpha-E domain-containing protein, giving the protein MLSRTADHIYWMARYLERAENTARIVDINLKSLLLPQDDERQRRTLRALLRSVELEPAFTAKHGEPAPETVVAFLVADRDNPSSIVSCLRSARENARAVRGLLTTEWWETINHTWIECVEPLAADALAADPHEFLEWVKSRVHLARGVSIGTAMRDDAYYFSRLGTFLERADNVARMLDVRFLDIEQATADSPDEIDEFYYWTSILTSVSGMEIYHKVYRDVVTPDRVAELLLLNPAMPRSLRAAIDDFCMTLDKLKNGASAECEREAGRLRAELHYADIRKIRAQGLHAFLNESLERVYALGNMVSRAFMMSAS; this is encoded by the coding sequence ATGCTGAGCCGCACCGCGGATCATATCTACTGGATGGCGCGCTATCTGGAGCGCGCGGAGAATACGGCGCGCATCGTCGACATCAACCTGAAATCGCTGCTGCTGCCGCAGGACGACGAACGGCAGCGCCGCACGCTGCGCGCGCTGCTGCGCTCGGTCGAACTCGAGCCGGCCTTCACGGCGAAGCATGGCGAACCGGCGCCCGAGACGGTCGTCGCGTTTCTCGTCGCGGATCGCGACAATCCGTCGAGCATCGTGTCCTGCCTGCGCAGCGCACGGGAGAACGCGCGCGCGGTGCGCGGCCTGCTGACGACGGAGTGGTGGGAGACGATCAACCATACGTGGATCGAGTGCGTCGAGCCGCTCGCGGCGGATGCGCTCGCGGCCGATCCGCACGAATTCCTCGAATGGGTGAAGTCGCGCGTGCACCTTGCGCGCGGTGTATCGATCGGCACCGCGATGCGCGACGACGCGTATTACTTCTCGCGGCTCGGCACGTTTCTCGAACGCGCGGACAACGTCGCGCGGATGCTCGACGTGCGCTTTCTCGACATCGAGCAGGCCACGGCCGATTCTCCGGACGAGATCGACGAGTTCTACTACTGGACGTCGATCCTCACGTCGGTGTCGGGGATGGAGATCTATCACAAGGTCTATCGCGACGTCGTGACGCCCGACCGCGTGGCCGAACTGCTGCTGCTGAACCCCGCGATGCCGCGCTCGCTGCGCGCCGCGATCGACGATTTCTGCATGACGCTCGACAAGCTGAAAAACGGTGCGTCGGCCGAGTGCGAACGCGAGGCGGGCCGATTGCGTGCGGAGCTGCATTACGCGGACATCCGCAAGATCCGCGCGCAGGGGTTGCACGCATTCCTGAACGAATCGCTCGAGCGCGTGTATGCGCTCGGCAACATGGTCTCGCGCGCTTTCATGATGTCCGCGAGCTGA
- a CDS encoding transglutaminase family protein, with amino-acid sequence MYLTIRHDTIYRYSAPLTYSIQQIRMTPPALPSQYVAGWRITAPGALDASTDAYGNALHALVVTRPLTEIALHAHGAIDTQPLDDGRLGLDPGPVPVAHYTCATRLTEADGAIRELAAPLEAGDGSCAFIALAERIADAVAYRQGITAATSTAADALALRHGVCQDHAHLMLACCRARGVPARYVSGYFDAGDVPHAASHAWVDVWVREIGWVSVDVTHARFAGEAYCRVATGRDYEAAAPVRGVRIGGGDESLDVRVDVQAGGAL; translated from the coding sequence ATGTACCTGACCATTCGACACGACACGATCTATCGCTATTCGGCGCCGCTCACCTATTCGATCCAGCAGATCCGGATGACGCCGCCGGCGCTGCCGTCGCAGTACGTCGCGGGCTGGCGGATCACCGCGCCCGGCGCGCTCGATGCGTCGACCGATGCGTACGGCAACGCGCTGCATGCGCTGGTCGTCACGCGGCCGCTGACCGAAATCGCGCTGCATGCGCACGGTGCAATCGACACGCAGCCGCTCGACGACGGCCGGCTCGGGCTCGACCCGGGGCCCGTGCCGGTCGCGCACTACACGTGTGCGACGCGGCTGACCGAGGCCGACGGCGCGATCCGCGAGCTTGCCGCCCCGCTCGAAGCGGGCGACGGCTCCTGCGCGTTCATTGCTTTGGCCGAGCGGATCGCCGATGCGGTTGCGTACCGGCAAGGAATCACGGCCGCGACGAGCACGGCGGCCGACGCACTCGCGCTGCGGCACGGCGTATGCCAGGATCACGCGCACCTGATGCTCGCATGCTGCCGCGCGCGCGGCGTGCCCGCGCGCTACGTGAGCGGTTATTTCGACGCGGGCGACGTGCCGCATGCGGCGAGCCATGCGTGGGTCGACGTATGGGTGCGCGAGATTGGCTGGGTGTCGGTCGACGTCACGCACGCGCGCTTCGCGGGCGAAGCGTATTGCCGCGTCGCGACCGGCCGCGACTACGAAGCGGCCGCGCCGGTGCGCGGCGTGCGGATCGGCGGCGGTGACGAGTCGCTCGACGTGCGGGTGGACGTGCAGGCGGGAGGCGCGTTATGA
- a CDS encoding peptidase — MTYCVAMRVDEGIVFLSDSRTNAGIDHVSTFRKMALFEVPDEQVVVLLSAGNLAITQAVTQSLASQPRTDPQSIWRVRSMHDAARLVGDAVRAVHARDAQSLSQFGVDFNCSFIVGGQVRGEAPRLFQIYAAGNFIEASTLSPYVQIGEAKYGKPIIERMLCEAMPLADATKCALISMNSTIRSNVSVGLPVDLLVYERDALRATKFATFDEHDPYYGMLHTTWAARQRSVFDEIPNLPWPDLPTVLPPRVAPERTALREWAEGAPE, encoded by the coding sequence ATGACCTACTGTGTGGCGATGCGCGTCGACGAAGGGATCGTGTTCCTGTCTGACTCGCGCACCAACGCTGGCATCGATCACGTGAGCACGTTCCGCAAGATGGCGCTGTTCGAAGTGCCGGACGAGCAGGTCGTCGTGTTGCTGTCGGCCGGCAATCTCGCGATCACGCAGGCGGTCACGCAAAGCCTCGCGTCGCAGCCGAGGACCGATCCGCAGTCGATCTGGCGCGTGCGCTCGATGCACGACGCGGCGCGGCTCGTCGGCGACGCGGTGCGGGCGGTGCATGCGCGCGACGCACAGTCGCTGAGCCAGTTCGGCGTCGATTTCAACTGCAGCTTCATCGTCGGCGGGCAGGTGCGCGGCGAGGCGCCGCGGCTATTCCAGATCTATGCGGCCGGCAACTTCATCGAGGCGTCGACGTTGAGCCCGTACGTGCAGATCGGCGAGGCGAAGTATGGCAAGCCGATCATCGAACGGATGCTGTGCGAGGCGATGCCGCTCGCGGACGCGACGAAATGCGCGCTGATCTCGATGAATTCGACGATCCGTTCGAACGTGTCGGTCGGGCTGCCGGTCGATCTGCTCGTGTACGAGCGCGATGCGCTGCGCGCGACGAAGTTCGCGACGTTCGACGAGCATGATCCGTACTACGGGATGCTGCATACGACGTGGGCGGCGCGGCAGCGTTCGGTGTTCGACGAGATTCCGAACCTGCCGTGGCCCGACTTGCCGACGGTGCTGCCGCCGAGGGTCGCGCCGGAGCGCACGGCGTTGCGGGAGTGGGCGGAGGGGGCGCCCGAGTAG
- a CDS encoding APC family permease, translating into MSDAGLPTRPAGAAHSPASHDAAPESQTLQRTLTWKDGFWVTSGVPAGVLFTIGGVSATIGHPAWTIWIAAITMGLIQSATYAEISGLFPHKSGGASVYGAIGWVRYSKLIAPVSVWCNWLAWSPMLALGCGLAASYALTSFFPADAAVLQWRLTLADLSFIKPGLSLRINATFIIAAILLLITFKLQHSGASKAAKTQRILGIASLTPLLIVGIVPFVTGDVPMSNLLPLLPLGHDAQGNLTAATFGAWNGQGVTMALGAMFMAGWASYGFETAVCYTREFRDPRRDTAKAIFWSGALCLVVMTLVPMAFQGALGTQAMLDPAIRDGTGVAAAMAKLVGGGAWVANALVVMLMLSILLIVMTSMMGSSRTLYQASVDGWLPKYLSHVNEHGSPTRAMWTDLGFNLVLLMMSDYFTVLSISNVCYMLFVFLNLQSGWIHRMDRGNWDRPFRCPTWLLAAGAVCGFANLVYAGAGADLQGEGTLRNGLIAMLLIVPVFVYRHYWQDRGRFPAQMQQDMELEVPKRSAWMNLAPYAALVAAALTIGGAYYFAWVH; encoded by the coding sequence ATGAGCGACGCAGGATTACCTACCCGTCCCGCCGGCGCGGCTCACAGCCCGGCCTCGCATGACGCCGCCCCCGAAAGCCAGACGCTGCAACGCACCCTCACGTGGAAAGACGGCTTCTGGGTCACCAGCGGCGTGCCGGCCGGCGTGCTGTTCACGATCGGCGGCGTATCGGCGACGATCGGCCATCCCGCGTGGACGATCTGGATCGCCGCGATTACGATGGGCTTGATTCAAAGCGCGACCTACGCCGAAATCTCCGGGCTGTTCCCGCACAAATCGGGCGGCGCGTCGGTATACGGCGCGATCGGATGGGTGCGCTACAGCAAGCTGATCGCGCCGGTTTCCGTGTGGTGCAACTGGCTCGCGTGGTCGCCGATGCTCGCGCTCGGCTGCGGCCTCGCGGCGAGCTATGCGCTCACGAGCTTCTTTCCGGCCGACGCGGCCGTGCTGCAATGGCGGCTCACGCTCGCCGACCTGAGCTTCATCAAGCCCGGTCTGTCGCTGCGGATCAACGCGACGTTCATCATCGCGGCGATCCTGCTGCTCATCACGTTCAAGCTTCAGCACAGCGGCGCGTCGAAGGCCGCGAAAACGCAGCGCATTCTCGGCATCGCATCGCTCACGCCGCTGTTGATCGTCGGCATCGTGCCGTTCGTCACCGGCGACGTGCCGATGTCGAACCTGCTGCCGCTGCTGCCGCTCGGTCACGACGCACAAGGCAACCTCACGGCCGCGACCTTCGGCGCGTGGAACGGGCAAGGCGTCACGATGGCGCTCGGCGCGATGTTCATGGCCGGCTGGGCGTCGTATGGTTTCGAGACGGCCGTCTGCTACACGCGCGAATTCCGCGATCCGCGCCGCGACACCGCGAAGGCGATCTTCTGGTCGGGCGCGCTGTGCCTCGTCGTGATGACGCTCGTGCCGATGGCATTCCAGGGTGCGCTCGGCACGCAGGCGATGCTCGATCCCGCGATTCGCGACGGCACCGGCGTCGCAGCCGCGATGGCGAAGCTCGTCGGCGGCGGTGCATGGGTTGCGAACGCGCTCGTCGTGATGCTGATGCTGTCGATCCTGCTGATCGTGATGACGTCGATGATGGGCTCGTCGCGCACGCTGTACCAGGCATCGGTCGACGGCTGGCTGCCGAAGTACCTGTCGCACGTGAACGAGCATGGCTCGCCGACACGCGCGATGTGGACCGATCTCGGCTTCAACCTCGTGCTGCTGATGATGTCGGACTACTTCACGGTGCTGTCGATCTCGAACGTTTGCTACATGCTGTTCGTGTTCCTGAACTTGCAGTCAGGCTGGATTCACCGGATGGATCGCGGCAACTGGGATCGTCCGTTCCGCTGCCCGACGTGGCTGCTCGCCGCGGGCGCGGTGTGCGGGTTCGCTAACCTTGTCTATGCAGGCGCTGGCGCCGATCTGCAAGGCGAAGGCACGCTGCGCAACGGGCTGATCGCGATGCTGCTGATCGTGCCGGTGTTCGTCTATCGCCACTACTGGCAGGATCGCGGCCGCTTCCCCGCGCAGATGCAGCAGGACATGGAGCTTGAAGTTCCGAAGCGGAGCGCGTGGATGAACCTCGCGCCGTATGCGGCGCTGGTCGCCGCGGCACTGACGATCGGCGGTGCGTATTACTTCGCGTGGGTGCATTGA
- a CDS encoding glycoside hydrolase family protein, translated as MTNRIRKLAIMAVGCLLTAAACAADRTRWPDASSEKPLVGVQVKIQSFTPDDARRIHATGFAFVRFGAWADRLDQAAYRAQLDEAFDAARSAGLPVLLTVRALGSFAVARGTKPKAVALAAAGERIADAVAALAARHRRDLIAVELWNEPDLARYWPTGDVAQTFPPFAVALCRRLAEGAKAVPIVGFGFARAPLPGSVPGSVPGGLLASVQTAAPGCLDAVSYHAYGMTPAQIRAAARDIDARYGLPAIVTEVGAASVGGDGELRQAHRLRTLLDARGELQTPLIAVYEWADTGNARDTAQRSYGIVQADRTPKPALDAVRASLHAAPAAR; from the coding sequence ATGACGAACCGGATTCGCAAGCTGGCGATCATGGCCGTCGGCTGCCTGCTGACGGCCGCGGCATGCGCCGCCGACCGCACGCGCTGGCCCGATGCATCGAGCGAAAAACCGCTCGTCGGCGTGCAGGTCAAGATCCAGTCGTTCACGCCCGACGACGCGCGCAGGATTCACGCGACCGGCTTCGCATTCGTCCGCTTCGGCGCATGGGCCGACCGACTCGATCAAGCCGCCTATCGCGCGCAGCTCGACGAAGCCTTCGATGCCGCGCGGTCCGCCGGCTTGCCGGTGCTGCTGACCGTGCGCGCGCTCGGCTCGTTCGCGGTGGCGCGCGGCACGAAGCCGAAGGCGGTGGCGCTCGCGGCCGCGGGCGAACGGATCGCCGATGCGGTCGCGGCGCTGGCCGCGCGGCATCGGCGCGACCTGATCGCCGTCGAACTCTGGAACGAACCGGACCTCGCCCGTTACTGGCCGACGGGTGACGTGGCGCAGACCTTCCCGCCGTTCGCCGTCGCGCTCTGCCGACGATTGGCGGAAGGGGCAAAGGCCGTGCCGATCGTCGGCTTCGGGTTCGCGCGGGCGCCGCTGCCGGGCAGCGTGCCGGGCAGCGTGCCGGGCGGCCTGCTGGCGAGCGTGCAGACGGCCGCGCCGGGTTGTCTCGATGCGGTTTCCTATCACGCGTACGGCATGACGCCCGCGCAGATCCGCGCGGCGGCACGCGATATCGATGCGCGCTACGGCTTGCCGGCGATCGTCACCGAAGTCGGCGCGGCGTCGGTGGGCGGCGACGGCGAGCTGCGCCAGGCGCACCGTCTGCGCACGCTGCTCGACGCACGCGGTGAACTGCAAACCCCGCTGATCGCAGTCTACGAATGGGCCGATACCGGGAACGCCAGAGACACGGCCCAGCGAAGCTACGGGATCGTGCAGGCGGACCGGACGCCGAAGCCCGCGCTCGACGCGGTTCGCGCGTCGCTGCACGCGGCTCCTGCGGCCCGGTAA
- a CDS encoding polysaccharide biosynthesis protein, with protein sequence MSAAWFRLALRVGALGLKFMLTIVVARTLGFDAVAVYGVALAVSVVSSKVLGLGFSTEINRRLAGPNPHDAVRTCVRLSVLYAGVYALLCGIAALPVDAFGAARIGALPDMPLLLVVLVACAEHAALEVNTWLFSLHRARAASWLLFVRTGAWAGVAIGALATRAIDSIDGLFAIWIAADVFVVAAGWVLIAGAAHRLPAMPALSATRVRLGAVWRDGAPFFVALLLLSVLQYLERFVASAQLDANELGRYVFVWSIANAIQTIASATVVAVAAPRLVSALDSTRAAAPAFRAELARALRASLLLTGAAALAIAFMHPWIFRLAHAGNDAPSAAILAVLLLSFVLRAAADVLWAAAVALRAGRVVAGVIAVLTLACVPMSIALVHDQRALGAAVAHLVASIAVTAWLAWIVTSRVAAVRGKRAGAGNAA encoded by the coding sequence ATGAGCGCCGCGTGGTTTCGCCTGGCGCTGCGGGTCGGTGCGCTCGGGTTGAAGTTCATGCTGACGATCGTCGTCGCGCGCACGCTCGGCTTCGACGCGGTAGCCGTTTATGGTGTCGCGCTCGCCGTGTCGGTCGTATCGTCGAAGGTGCTGGGGCTCGGCTTCAGCACCGAGATCAATCGCCGGCTGGCCGGCCCCAATCCGCACGACGCGGTGCGGACCTGCGTGCGATTGTCCGTGCTTTATGCGGGCGTCTATGCGCTGCTGTGCGGCATCGCCGCGCTGCCGGTCGACGCGTTTGGCGCGGCGCGCATCGGTGCGTTGCCCGATATGCCGCTCCTGCTCGTGGTGCTCGTCGCCTGCGCCGAACACGCGGCGCTCGAAGTCAATACGTGGCTGTTCTCGCTGCATCGCGCGCGTGCTGCGTCGTGGCTGCTGTTCGTCCGCACCGGCGCGTGGGCCGGGGTCGCGATCGGTGCGCTGGCGACGCGCGCGATCGATTCGATCGACGGACTGTTCGCGATCTGGATCGCGGCCGACGTCTTTGTCGTGGCGGCCGGCTGGGTGCTGATCGCGGGCGCCGCGCACCGGTTGCCGGCAATGCCTGCGTTGTCGGCGACGCGCGTGCGGCTCGGTGCGGTCTGGCGCGACGGCGCGCCATTTTTTGTCGCGCTGCTGCTGCTGTCGGTGCTGCAGTATCTCGAACGCTTCGTCGCGTCAGCACAGCTCGACGCGAACGAACTCGGCCGCTATGTGTTCGTCTGGTCGATCGCCAATGCAATACAGACGATCGCATCGGCGACCGTCGTGGCGGTGGCCGCGCCGCGCCTCGTGAGCGCGCTCGACAGCACACGCGCCGCCGCGCCGGCATTCCGCGCCGAACTCGCGCGGGCCTTGCGCGCGTCGCTGCTGCTGACCGGCGCCGCCGCGCTCGCGATCGCCTTCATGCATCCGTGGATCTTCAGGCTCGCGCACGCAGGCAACGATGCGCCGTCGGCCGCGATCCTCGCCGTGCTGCTGCTGTCGTTCGTGCTGCGCGCCGCCGCCGACGTGCTGTGGGCCGCCGCCGTCGCGTTGCGTGCCGGGCGCGTGGTCGCCGGCGTGATCGCCGTGCTGACGCTCGCCTGCGTGCCGATGTCGATCGCGCTCGTGCACGACCAGCGCGCGCTCGGCGCGGCCGTCGCGCATCTCGTCGCCAGCATTGCCGTGACTGCGTGGCTCGCGTGGATCGTCACGTCGCGCGTCGCCGCCGTGCGCGGCAAACGCGCCGGAGCGGGCAATGCTGCGTAA
- a CDS encoding polysaccharide pyruvyl transferase family protein, protein MTRPVHVALLHAYSARNSGDGLLVELSVALLRDAFGADTQVSIVAADPASFPGHPDVRPAPVLAAGGAGRLIGAAMAALPIGANPALADLRTLLRRADLIVGVGGGYLRARNAIEALKLEAGHLVQMRAARAARKPAVYLSQSIGPAAGNPLLAGHLTSLLAGFDAVFARDDRSAAFLAGNANTRRAPDLAVLEFGRRATGLRDRVRSAASTPAHVALVLRRPPAWNDTQRARYLASTDALIERLGAFCRITFAVQSMGRGNDDAAYYRERGFDAARSLKDVLADDTPDAVVSVRLHGALEAILHGVPAYHLSYERKGFGAYDDLGVGQWVANAADFDANTVCDTLLAPDALRRFWIHAEVGLARLGDERARIVAVLRDALANGAAR, encoded by the coding sequence ATGACCCGCCCCGTTCACGTCGCGCTGCTGCATGCGTACAGCGCGCGCAATTCCGGCGACGGGCTGCTCGTCGAACTGTCGGTCGCGCTGTTGCGCGACGCGTTCGGCGCCGACACGCAGGTGTCGATCGTCGCGGCCGATCCCGCTTCGTTCCCCGGTCATCCGGACGTGCGGCCGGCGCCCGTGCTCGCCGCCGGCGGCGCCGGGCGCCTGATCGGCGCCGCGATGGCCGCGCTGCCTATCGGCGCGAACCCGGCGCTTGCCGACCTGCGCACGCTGCTGCGGCGCGCCGACCTGATCGTCGGCGTCGGCGGCGGCTATCTGCGCGCGCGCAATGCAATCGAAGCGCTCAAGCTCGAAGCCGGGCATCTCGTGCAGATGCGCGCGGCCCGCGCGGCGCGCAAGCCGGCCGTCTATCTGTCGCAGAGCATCGGGCCGGCGGCCGGCAATCCGTTGCTCGCCGGGCACCTGACTTCGCTGCTCGCGGGCTTCGACGCCGTGTTCGCGCGCGACGACCGCTCGGCCGCGTTTCTCGCGGGCAACGCGAACACGCGCCGCGCGCCCGATCTCGCGGTGCTCGAATTCGGGCGCCGCGCGACCGGCCTGCGCGACCGCGTGCGCTCGGCCGCGTCGACGCCAGCACACGTCGCGCTCGTGCTGCGCCGCCCGCCCGCGTGGAACGATACGCAACGCGCGCGCTATCTCGCGTCGACCGACGCGCTGATCGAGCGGCTCGGCGCGTTCTGCCGCATCACGTTCGCGGTGCAAAGCATGGGCCGCGGCAACGACGACGCCGCGTACTACCGCGAACGCGGCTTCGACGCCGCGCGCTCGCTGAAGGACGTGCTCGCCGACGACACACCCGACGCCGTCGTGTCCGTGCGCCTGCACGGCGCGCTCGAAGCGATCCTGCACGGCGTGCCTGCGTATCACCTGAGCTACGAGCGCAAGGGCTTCGGCGCGTATGACGATCTCGGTGTCGGCCAATGGGTCGCTAATGCCGCCGACTTCGACGCGAATACGGTCTGCGACACGCTGCTCGCGCCCGATGCGCTGCGCCGGTTCTGGATCCACGCCGAGGTCGGGCTCGCGCGCCTCGGGGACGAACGCGCGCGGATCGTCGCCGTGCTGCGCGACGCGCTCGCGAACGGAGCGGCACGATGA
- a CDS encoding glycosyltransferase family 4 protein translates to MSDIELAPPVDHRAPRAAKPSVPATPPLRIALVVEAAGGGVAVHLADLIAGLRARSNVEIHLIAPLGERFDDAMLAGAAAQCHSFHRLPLRRPVGPHDLTGLLALRRLLRRLRPDIVHSHSSKAGALARLCRGPWKQVYTPHAVYTLNPTLSPAKRAFYGGIERVLGNACSDAVVAVSRDEADHLHELGIARQRIRVVENGVTPPRLLARQAARIALGLADDTFVVGFVGRFDHQKGVDRLVRIARLLEQRYGRRLQVVAIGSGDFARAAGDEARDLPLNLHVAGRVDDARRYFSAFDLLALPSRYEGFPYVCLEAVAAHVPMVATKVAGAAELIAAHRVGLAVTNHDDPAAFAAAVSRLVDHPGAFGLMRDQCERAYPHFSADAMVDRTLAVYRELLQENTR, encoded by the coding sequence ATGAGCGACATCGAACTCGCGCCGCCGGTCGATCACCGCGCCCCGCGCGCGGCGAAGCCTTCGGTTCCGGCCACGCCACCGCTGCGCATCGCGCTCGTCGTCGAAGCAGCCGGCGGCGGCGTCGCCGTGCATCTGGCCGACCTGATCGCGGGGCTGCGCGCACGCTCGAACGTGGAAATCCATCTGATCGCGCCGCTCGGCGAGCGCTTCGACGACGCGATGCTCGCCGGCGCCGCCGCGCAATGCCATTCATTCCACCGGCTGCCGCTGCGGCGCCCGGTCGGTCCGCACGATCTGACGGGCCTGCTTGCGCTGCGCCGGCTGCTGCGCCGGCTTCGACCCGACATCGTGCACAGCCACAGCTCGAAGGCCGGTGCGCTCGCTCGGCTGTGTCGCGGGCCGTGGAAGCAGGTCTACACGCCGCATGCGGTCTATACGCTGAACCCGACGCTGTCGCCCGCGAAGCGCGCGTTCTACGGCGGTATCGAGCGCGTGCTCGGCAATGCGTGCTCGGATGCGGTGGTCGCAGTCTCGCGGGACGAGGCCGACCACCTGCATGAACTCGGCATCGCGCGCCAGCGGATTCGCGTCGTCGAGAACGGCGTGACGCCGCCGCGGCTGCTCGCGCGCCAGGCCGCGCGCATCGCGCTGGGCCTCGCCGACGACACGTTCGTCGTCGGCTTCGTCGGCCGCTTCGATCACCAGAAGGGTGTGGATCGCCTCGTGCGCATCGCGCGCCTGCTCGAGCAGCGTTATGGCCGTCGCTTGCAGGTCGTCGCAATCGGCTCCGGCGATTTCGCTCGCGCTGCCGGCGACGAAGCGCGCGACCTGCCGCTGAACCTGCACGTCGCGGGCCGCGTCGACGACGCGCGCCGCTACTTCTCCGCGTTCGACCTGCTCGCGCTGCCGAGCCGCTACGAAGGCTTTCCGTATGTGTGCCTCGAAGCCGTCGCCGCACACGTGCCGATGGTCGCGACCAAGGTCGCCGGCGCGGCTGAACTGATCGCCGCACATCGCGTCGGCCTGGCCGTGACGAACCACGACGATCCGGCCGCGTTCGCCGCGGCGGTCAGCCGGCTGGTCGATCACCCGGGCGCCTTCGGGCTGATGCGCGATCAATGCGAGCGCGCGTACCCGCATTTCTCGGCCGACGCGATGGTCGACCGCACGCTCGCCGTCTATCGCGAGCTTCTCCAGGAGAACACACGATGA